The Pelodiscus sinensis isolate JC-2024 chromosome 26, ASM4963464v1, whole genome shotgun sequence genome contains a region encoding:
- the LOC142820500 gene encoding uncharacterized protein LOC142820500, protein MSQPQDRPGPSTEPSGDPAKGSKRRAPSWSGPEIKSLLELWGEEEALQALKSQRQNADIYGHMAEALAQKGHYPRTQDQVRSKVKELRQGYVKAREESSRSGAAPYYCPYYPELDQILGGSGKARTPRRFVQSGLADPVVDAPEQDPEQSGDGDMVPEEEDSEETATLTLEPVTQTPEASQASSGAGEEAAAGQAVEEGRSTPAPPPSPSRGHGSRRHRRVYADILRQHVEAVQELNSILRERAEAEDRWRDQLMDELVLQHTSLCATLREVCGLPAPVPGPAPPAPHDPAPPNPPSTTASLSPLGPPSPQPPQFPSPSLPLALLSPRLPRPKSTPASQPTGAPPDPVAVEHPKHEAQAGEGNLASTVQPDPLPPSRFPVPFPPPGFKHPS, encoded by the exons atgtcccagccccaagaccgtcctggcccttccaccgagccttctggggacccagccaagggctccaaacgccgggcaccatcctggtctggcccagagatcaagagcctgctggagctctggggagaggaggaggccttacaggccctcaaaagccagCGGCAAAATGCCGATATTTATGGCCACAtggcagaagccctggcccagaagggccactacccccgcacccaggaccaggtgcggtccaaagtaaaagagctgcgccaggggtacgtcaaagccagggaggagagctcccgttctggggcagccccctactactgcccctactaccccgagctggaccagatcctgggtggcagtggcaaagcacgcacaccacggcggttcgtacagtctggattggcagaccctgtggtggacgctcccgagcaggacccagagcagtctggagacggggacatggtgccagaggaggaggacagtgaggagacggcgaccctcaccctggagccagtcacccagaccccagaggcctcccaggcgtcatctggcgcaggagaggaagcagcag ccggacaagccgtggaagagggccgcagcaccccagccccacctccatctccatctcggggacatgggagccgcagacacaggcgtgtctatgcggacatcctcaggcagcacgtggaggccgtgcaggagctgaactccatcctcagagagagggcggaggcagaggatcgctggcgtgaccagctcatggacgagctggtcctgcagcacaCGTCCCTGTgcgccactctcagggaggtctgcggcttgcctgctcctgtgcctggtcctgctcctccagcaccccatgaccccgccccaccaaaccccccttccacaacagcatccctttccccccttggacctccctctccccagcccccacagttccccagcccctctctccccctggccctcctctcccccaggcttccacgtcccaagagcaccccagccagccaaccgacaggtgcaccacccgatcccgtagccgtggagcaccccaaacacgaggcccaggcaggagagggaaatctggcaagcaccgtgcaacctgatccccttcccccctccaggtttccagtccccttcccccctccaggtttcaagcaccccagttaa